The following proteins are co-located in the Pseudomonas fluorescens genome:
- a CDS encoding SMP-30/gluconolactonase/LRE family protein, which yields MSAELIVDARNAVGECPVWVPQENALYWVDIPNGGLQRWNAATGHIAAWKAPQMLACIARTTAGNWLAGMESGFFQLTPHNDGSLDTTLLASVEHPRSDMRLNDGRCDRQGRFWAGSMVLNMGLNAAEGSLYRYASGAAPQAQLSGFITLNGLAFSPDGRTMYASDSHPLVQQVWAFDYDIETGTPSNRRVFVDMQQYPGRPDGAAVDADGCYWICANDAGLVHRFTPEGRLDRSLSVPVKKPSMCAFGGSRLDTLFVTSIRDDQSEQSLAGGVFALNPGVQGLPEPTFAL from the coding sequence ATGCCGTGGGCGAGTGCCCGGTGTGGGTGCCGCAGGAAAACGCGCTGTATTGGGTGGATATCCCCAACGGCGGCCTGCAACGCTGGAACGCCGCGACCGGCCACATCGCCGCCTGGAAAGCGCCGCAAATGCTTGCGTGCATCGCCCGCACCACCGCGGGCAATTGGCTCGCCGGGATGGAAAGCGGTTTTTTCCAACTCACCCCGCACAACGATGGCAGCCTCGACACCACGCTGCTGGCGAGTGTCGAGCACCCGCGCTCGGACATGCGCCTCAACGATGGCCGCTGTGATCGCCAGGGCCGTTTCTGGGCCGGCAGCATGGTGCTCAACATGGGCTTGAACGCGGCCGAGGGCAGCCTTTACCGCTACGCCTCAGGTGCGGCGCCGCAGGCTCAGTTGAGCGGCTTTATCACCCTTAATGGCCTGGCCTTCAGCCCTGACGGCCGCACGATGTACGCGTCGGACTCGCATCCGCTGGTGCAGCAGGTCTGGGCCTTCGATTACGACATCGAAACCGGCACGCCATCCAATCGCCGCGTGTTCGTCGATATGCAGCAGTACCCCGGGCGCCCCGATGGCGCAGCGGTGGATGCCGACGGCTGCTATTGGATCTGCGCCAATGACGCCGGGCTGGTTCACCGCTTCACCCCCGAGGGGCGCCTCGACCGTTCCCTGAGCGTGCCGGTGAAAAAACCCAGCATGTGCGCCTTTGGCGGCAGCCGCCTGGACACGTTGTTCGTCACCTCGATCCGTGACGACCAGAGTGAACAGTCGCTGGCCGGTGGCGTATTCGCCCTGAACCCTGGCGTCCAGGGCCTGCCCGAACCGACCTTTGCCCTCTAG
- a CDS encoding aldose 1-epimerase, with product MLIELEDNLTQLTLAPAVGGSIVNWRVRATGQPLLRHTDEHALNSGLPGKLGCYPLAPWSNRIAQGGFDNPTGWLGLTPNSPTDPLPIHGSAWQQVWQVLSQTADEVVLESVCDTPFAYRAEQRFRLNNGELSIALRVTHLAEHAAWHGLGLHPYLPRQPGTQLQARAKQVWLSDASKLPTGLAPVPQDWDFTRSKTLPAGLVDNGFCQWDGHCRIEQPELGYTLECRATGADYFLLYCPPGLGFFCIEPVSHPVNAHHLPGRPGLRLLEHGQSIQLDFSLDYHPTVEAGARANAVDH from the coding sequence ATGCTGATTGAACTCGAAGATAACCTCACCCAGCTCACCCTGGCTCCGGCCGTGGGCGGCAGCATCGTCAACTGGCGTGTGCGCGCCACCGGGCAGCCGCTGTTGCGACACACGGATGAGCATGCGCTCAACAGCGGTTTGCCGGGCAAGCTGGGCTGTTATCCCTTGGCGCCCTGGTCCAACCGAATCGCCCAAGGCGGTTTTGACAACCCCACCGGCTGGCTGGGCCTGACGCCCAACAGCCCTACCGATCCGCTGCCGATCCATGGCTCAGCCTGGCAACAGGTGTGGCAGGTGCTCAGCCAGACGGCGGATGAAGTGGTGCTCGAATCAGTGTGCGACACACCGTTCGCCTACCGCGCCGAGCAGCGGTTTCGCTTGAACAACGGTGAGCTGAGCATCGCGTTGCGCGTCACGCATCTGGCTGAGCATGCGGCGTGGCACGGTTTGGGCTTGCATCCCTACTTGCCGCGTCAGCCAGGCACACAGTTACAGGCCAGGGCGAAGCAGGTGTGGTTGAGTGATGCGTCGAAGCTGCCGACCGGGCTGGCGCCGGTGCCGCAGGATTGGGACTTCACGCGCTCAAAAACGCTGCCCGCAGGCCTGGTGGACAACGGGTTTTGCCAATGGGACGGGCATTGCCGGATTGAGCAGCCGGAGTTGGGGTATACGCTGGAATGCCGGGCGACCGGCGCTGATTACTTCCTGCTGTACTGCCCGCCGGGGTTGGGGTTCTTTTGCATTGAGCCGGTGAGCCACCCGGTAAATGCCCATCATCTGCCAGGGCGGCCTGGCCTCAGACTGTTAGAACACGGCCAATCAATCCAACTCGATTTCAGCCTCGACTACCATCCAACGGTTGAAGCGGGTGCGCGCGCGAATGCCGTGGATCACTGA
- a CDS encoding HlyD family secretion protein: protein MTEPTTSTTTTTNAIASTPEGSTPPGASVTEPRSLRVRIISSLGFAAIAIVGVLIVLYAWQLPPFSSAVETTENALVRGQVTIIGPQLSGYVYEVPVQDFQFVKAGDLLVRLDDRIYKQRLDQALAQLAVQKASLANVVQQRNSAEATIKLRQAALVDSQAQARKSTADLRRNEALISDGSVSRRELDVARAANAQTVAAVAQAQASLDIARQDLQTVIVNRGSLEAAVASADAAVELARIDLANTRIIAPRDGQLGQIGVRLGAYVNSGAQLMALVPPQLWVIANMKETQMDNVQVGQPVTFTVDALNHRKFHGTVQHISPATGSEFSLLQADNATGNFVKIAQRVPVRITVDPGQAEIERLRPGLSVVVSIDTAGRLKNTPP, encoded by the coding sequence ATGACCGAACCGACCACCAGCACCACGACCACCACTAACGCCATCGCGTCCACCCCCGAAGGCAGCACGCCGCCGGGTGCATCGGTCACCGAGCCGCGCTCGTTGCGGGTACGCATCATCTCCTCGCTGGGCTTTGCCGCAATCGCCATCGTCGGTGTACTGATCGTGCTGTATGCCTGGCAGTTGCCACCGTTCAGCAGCGCGGTGGAAACCACCGAGAACGCGTTGGTGCGCGGGCAGGTGACGATTATCGGCCCGCAACTGAGCGGCTATGTGTATGAAGTGCCGGTGCAGGACTTCCAGTTCGTCAAGGCCGGCGACCTGTTGGTGCGCCTGGATGATCGCATCTACAAACAGCGCCTCGACCAGGCACTGGCGCAACTGGCCGTGCAGAAAGCTTCATTGGCCAACGTGGTGCAGCAACGCAACAGCGCCGAAGCGACGATCAAACTGCGCCAGGCCGCGCTGGTGGACAGCCAGGCCCAAGCGCGCAAAAGCACTGCCGACCTGCGCCGCAATGAAGCGCTGATCAGCGACGGTTCGGTGTCCAGGCGTGAGCTGGACGTGGCCCGCGCCGCGAATGCGCAGACCGTCGCAGCGGTCGCCCAGGCACAGGCCAGCCTGGACATCGCCCGGCAGGACCTGCAAACAGTAATCGTCAATCGCGGTTCGTTGGAAGCTGCGGTGGCAAGTGCCGATGCGGCCGTGGAACTGGCGCGTATCGACCTGGCCAACACCCGCATCATCGCGCCGCGTGACGGGCAACTGGGGCAGATTGGCGTGCGCCTCGGCGCCTACGTCAACTCCGGCGCGCAGTTGATGGCGCTGGTGCCACCCCAGTTGTGGGTGATTGCCAATATGAAAGAAACCCAGATGGACAATGTGCAGGTTGGCCAGCCGGTGACCTTCACCGTGGATGCGCTGAACCACCGCAAGTTTCACGGCACGGTGCAGCATATTTCCCCGGCGACCGGGTCGGAGTTCAGCCTGTTGCAGGCGGACAATGCCACCGGCAACTTTGTGAAGATTGCCCAGCGGGTGCCGGTGAGGATTACGGTTGACCCCGGCCAGGCCGAGATCGAGCGCCTGCGGCCAGGGTTGTCGGTGGTGGTGAGTATCGACACGGCAGGGCGCCTGAAAAACACCCCGCCCTGA
- a CDS encoding MFS transporter: MDKYTPHTWQPHERPSLPGSPSTPLHPTHKRWLFALVGVLVAITGGLGNALVIANLQYLQGALGATTAEMAWLPAAYVMTNVCMNLLLVKFRQQFGLRAFTEVFLVLYALVTFGHLFVNDLSSAIAVRAAHGMVGAALSSLGLYYMIQAFPAKWRMKALVLGLGTAQLALPLARLFSEDLLQIAEWRGLYLFELGLALICLGCVFLLKLPPGDRFKTFEKLDFLTFGILASGVALLCAVLSLGRIDWWLEAPWIGVASACSLVLIMAGLAIEHNRKNPLLMTRWLGSGVMIRLALAVVLIRMVLSEQSTGAVGFMQILNMSYQQMHTLYVVMLAGAIAGLVVSALTINPAHLLMPLIISLALMATGSVMDSFSSNLTRPQNLYISQFLLGFGGTFFLGPTMVLGTKNVLTNPRNLVSFSVMFGICQNLGGLIGAALLGTFQIVREKYHSSMIVEHLTLLDPRVAARVQSGGSAYGGVIADPELRNLMGIRSLATAATREANVMAYNDVFMLIAIIAILTMLWIFIRSLWLISTTKTAAPPVQPSGVTS, translated from the coding sequence ATGGATAAATACACCCCCCACACCTGGCAGCCCCACGAGCGACCGAGCCTGCCCGGCTCGCCGTCGACGCCGCTGCACCCCACGCACAAGCGCTGGCTGTTTGCGCTGGTCGGCGTGCTGGTGGCGATTACCGGCGGGCTGGGCAATGCCCTGGTGATCGCCAACCTGCAATACCTGCAGGGTGCTCTCGGCGCGACCACCGCCGAGATGGCCTGGCTGCCCGCCGCGTATGTCATGACCAACGTGTGCATGAACCTGCTGCTGGTGAAGTTCCGCCAGCAGTTCGGTTTGCGTGCGTTTACCGAGGTGTTTCTGGTGCTGTATGCGCTGGTGACTTTCGGCCACTTGTTCGTTAACGACCTCAGTTCGGCCATTGCGGTGCGAGCGGCCCACGGCATGGTGGGGGCGGCGCTGAGTTCGTTGGGCTTGTACTACATGATCCAGGCGTTCCCGGCGAAGTGGCGCATGAAAGCCCTGGTGCTGGGGCTGGGCACCGCGCAGTTGGCGTTGCCGCTGGCGCGCCTGTTCTCCGAAGATTTGCTGCAAATCGCCGAGTGGCGCGGGCTGTACCTGTTTGAACTGGGCCTGGCGCTGATCTGCCTGGGCTGCGTATTTCTGCTCAAGTTGCCGCCCGGCGATCGCTTCAAGACCTTTGAAAAACTCGATTTCCTCACCTTCGGTATCCTCGCCAGCGGCGTGGCACTGCTCTGTGCGGTGCTGTCCCTGGGGCGTATCGACTGGTGGTTGGAAGCACCGTGGATCGGCGTGGCCTCGGCCTGTTCGCTGGTGCTGATCATGGCCGGCCTGGCCATCGAGCATAACCGCAAGAACCCGTTGCTGATGACCCGTTGGTTGGGCAGTGGCGTGATGATCCGCCTGGCGCTGGCGGTGGTGTTGATTCGCATGGTGCTGTCCGAGCAGTCCACCGGTGCCGTGGGGTTCATGCAGATATTGAACATGAGCTACCAGCAGATGCACACGTTGTATGTGGTGATGCTGGCCGGGGCGATTGCCGGGCTGGTGGTCAGTGCGCTGACGATCAACCCGGCCCACTTGCTGATGCCGTTGATCATCTCCCTCGCGCTGATGGCCACGGGCTCGGTGATGGACAGCTTCTCCAGCAACCTGACCCGCCCGCAAAACCTTTACATCAGCCAGTTCCTGCTAGGCTTTGGCGGCACCTTCTTTCTCGGGCCGACCATGGTGCTGGGCACGAAAAACGTGTTGACCAACCCGCGCAACCTGGTGAGTTTCTCGGTGATGTTCGGCATTTGCCAGAACCTGGGCGGCCTGATTGGCGCGGCCTTGCTGGGCACCTTCCAGATCGTGCGCGAGAAGTACCACTCCAGCATGATCGTCGAGCACCTGACCCTGCTTGACCCGCGTGTAGCCGCACGGGTACAGAGCGGCGGCTCGGCCTATGGCGGCGTGATCGCCGACCCGGAACTGCGCAACCTGATGGGCATCCGCAGCCTGGCCACGGCGGCCACGCGTGAAGCGAACGTGATGGCCTACAACGATGTGTTCATGCTGATCGCGATCATCGCGATCCTCACCATGCTCTGGATCTTTATCCGCAGTCTGTGGCTGATAAGTACCACCAAGACCGCAGCCCCTCCCGTTCAACCCAGCGGCGTTACTTCATGA
- a CDS encoding sulfite exporter TauE/SafE family protein, translated as MLLASMLGLLMGLVMGLTGAGGGILAVPALVLGLGLTMTQAMPVSLLAVGAAAAVGAIHGLRHGLVRYRAALLIALLGALFSPLGVFVAHQLPEHLLMGLFSALMVLVAWRMLRREKVEAGPSDHGAASWGQKNCMLDQQTGRLAWTAKCTATLAALGAVTGAVSGLLGVGGGFLIVPAFKQLTDVQMRGIVATSLMVISLISLIGVVGALHAGVSIEPMGWVFIGASMVGMVAGRRLCSMIRARTLQVGFASLCGVVAVGMLIKATLSP; from the coding sequence ATGCTGCTGGCGAGCATGTTGGGATTATTGATGGGCCTGGTCATGGGTCTGACTGGCGCGGGCGGTGGCATCCTCGCGGTGCCGGCGTTGGTACTGGGGCTGGGCTTGACCATGACCCAGGCGATGCCGGTGTCGTTGCTCGCCGTGGGGGCGGCGGCGGCGGTCGGGGCGATCCATGGGTTGCGTCACGGCCTGGTGCGCTACCGTGCCGCGTTGTTGATTGCGTTGCTCGGCGCGCTGTTTTCACCGCTGGGTGTGTTTGTCGCTCACCAGTTGCCGGAGCACCTGCTGATGGGGTTGTTCAGCGCGTTGATGGTGCTGGTGGCCTGGCGCATGTTGCGCCGTGAAAAGGTTGAAGCGGGCCCCAGTGACCACGGCGCGGCTTCGTGGGGCCAGAAGAACTGCATGCTGGATCAACAGACCGGGCGCCTGGCCTGGACCGCCAAGTGCACGGCCACTCTGGCTGCGCTCGGCGCGGTAACCGGCGCGGTGTCGGGCTTGCTCGGCGTGGGCGGTGGCTTCCTGATCGTGCCCGCGTTCAAGCAGCTCACCGATGTGCAGATGCGCGGTATCGTCGCCACTTCGTTGATGGTAATCAGCCTGATTTCGCTGATCGGTGTGGTCGGCGCGCTGCATGCCGGTGTCAGCATCGAACCCATGGGCTGGGTGTTTATCGGTGCGAGTATGGTCGGCATGGTGGCCGGCAGGCGCCTGTGTTCGATGATTCGTGCACGCACGTTGCAGGTGGGGTTTGCCAGCCTGTGTGGGGTGGTGGCGGTCGGGATGCTCATCAAGGCAACACTCTCACCCTGA
- a CDS encoding NAD(P)/FAD-dependent oxidoreductase, translating into MTEQHCGPTISGDIVVIGGGSAGIGLLASLLKRDPQLNILLIEPSDHHSYQPAWTLVGGGAYDLKKTRRPLADVLPNGVTWVQAAVSELLPDEHTLVLDSGQRVSWNNLIVCPGLRLAWEKVEGLADTLGQNGVTSNYSYQHAAYTWQLVQQLKGGKAIFTQPAMPIKCAGAPQKAMYLSCDHWLKRGHLNNINVEFNLAGAALFGVATFVPPLMKYVEKYHAHLAFNSNLVKVDGPARKAWFEVKNAEGTVTVEEKTFDLLHVVPPQVSPDFIRQSPLADAAGWCEVNPHSLQHLRYPHIFGLGDVCSTTNAKTAAAVRKQIVVVAENLLALRKQAPLPLKYDGYGSCPLTVEKGKVVLAEFGYGGKLLPTFPLDPTQSRRSMWFLKATLLPWFYWNGMLKGREWLTRLSKVD; encoded by the coding sequence ATGACCGAGCAACACTGTGGCCCTACCATCAGTGGCGACATCGTAGTCATCGGCGGCGGCTCGGCAGGTATCGGCCTGCTGGCCAGCCTGCTCAAGCGCGACCCGCAGTTGAACATCCTCCTGATTGAACCGAGCGACCATCACAGCTACCAGCCGGCCTGGACCTTGGTGGGGGGCGGCGCGTATGACCTGAAAAAGACCCGACGCCCGCTGGCGGATGTGCTGCCCAATGGCGTCACCTGGGTGCAGGCCGCCGTTAGCGAATTGCTGCCCGACGAACACACCCTGGTGCTCGACAGTGGCCAGCGGGTCAGCTGGAACAACCTGATCGTGTGCCCCGGCCTGCGCCTGGCCTGGGAGAAAGTCGAAGGCCTGGCAGACACCCTCGGCCAGAACGGCGTCACCTCCAACTACAGCTATCAGCACGCTGCCTATACCTGGCAATTGGTACAGCAACTCAAGGGCGGCAAGGCGATCTTCACCCAGCCCGCCATGCCGATCAAATGCGCGGGTGCGCCGCAAAAAGCCATGTACCTGTCCTGCGATCACTGGCTCAAGCGCGGCCACCTGAACAACATCAACGTTGAATTCAACCTGGCGGGGGCGGCCCTGTTTGGCGTGGCCACCTTTGTGCCGCCGCTGATGAAATACGTCGAGAAATACCACGCGCACCTGGCGTTCAACTCCAACCTTGTCAAGGTTGATGGCCCCGCCCGCAAGGCCTGGTTCGAAGTCAAGAACGCCGAGGGCACTGTCACGGTTGAAGAGAAAACCTTTGACCTGCTGCACGTGGTTCCGCCGCAGGTTTCCCCGGACTTCATCCGCCAAAGCCCGCTGGCCGATGCTGCCGGCTGGTGCGAAGTGAACCCGCACAGCTTGCAGCACCTGCGCTACCCGCACATCTTCGGTCTGGGGGACGTGTGCTCTACCACCAATGCCAAAACGGCCGCCGCGGTGCGCAAGCAGATTGTGGTGGTCGCAGAAAACCTGCTGGCCCTGCGCAAGCAGGCGCCGCTGCCGCTCAAGTACGACGGCTATGGTTCCTGCCCGCTGACGGTGGAGAAGGGCAAGGTGGTACTGGCCGAGTTCGGCTACGGCGGCAAGCTGCTGCCGACCTTTCCATTGGACCCGACCCAGTCGCGCCGCTCGATGTGGTTCCTCAAGGCCACGTTGTTGCCGTGGTTCTACTGGAACGGCATGCTCAAGGGCCGCGAGTGGCTGACCCGCCTGAGCAAGGTGGATTAA
- a CDS encoding ArsR/SmtB family transcription factor → MESTLSEGEVAQLRASASKACSLLKALANEDRLLILCQLTQGERNVGELETMTGVRQPTLSQQLGILRDEGLVATRREGKYIFYGLASHEVIQVMKTLSGLYCGAVMKSWA, encoded by the coding sequence ATGGAATCTACTCTGAGTGAGGGCGAAGTCGCCCAACTGCGCGCGTCGGCGTCCAAGGCCTGTTCCTTGCTCAAGGCGCTGGCCAATGAAGACCGCTTGTTGATCTTGTGCCAACTGACCCAAGGCGAGCGCAACGTCGGCGAGCTGGAAACCATGACCGGCGTTCGCCAGCCCACGCTGTCTCAACAGTTGGGCATTTTGCGTGACGAAGGGTTGGTCGCCACCCGTCGGGAAGGCAAATACATTTTCTACGGGCTGGCCAGCCACGAAGTGATTCAAGTGATGAAAACCTTGTCCGGGCTGTACTGCGGCGCGGTGATGAAAAGCTGGGCGTGA
- a CDS encoding MBL fold metallo-hydrolase has translation MPALIQAFLDEASSTFTYVIYENDGGPCAIVDSVLNYDPAAGRTDTAQADKVIAFVREHGLQVQWLLETHAHADHLSAAPYLRRTLGGKIAIGESISKVQGVFKHLFNLEPEFRVDGSQFDHLFAPDEIFHIGHLKAQALHVPGHTPADMAYLIDDRLILVGDTLFMPDVGTARCDFPGGDARQLYASMRKLLAFPPETELYVCHDYPPQGREAKCLTTVAQQRAENIHVHDGVDESAFVAMRTQRDAGLGMPTLLLPAIQVNVRAGHMPPAEENGVVYLKIPLNQL, from the coding sequence ATGCCAGCGTTGATTCAAGCCTTTCTGGACGAGGCATCGTCGACCTTCACCTACGTCATCTATGAAAACGACGGTGGCCCATGCGCCATCGTCGACTCGGTGCTCAACTACGACCCGGCGGCCGGGCGCACGGATACGGCCCAAGCCGACAAAGTCATCGCCTTTGTGCGCGAGCATGGCTTGCAGGTGCAATGGCTGCTGGAAACCCACGCCCATGCCGACCACCTGTCCGCCGCGCCCTACCTGCGGCGTACGCTGGGTGGCAAAATCGCCATCGGCGAGTCGATCAGCAAGGTACAGGGCGTGTTCAAGCACCTGTTCAACCTGGAGCCGGAGTTCCGCGTCGATGGCTCGCAGTTCGACCACTTGTTTGCGCCGGATGAGATCTTTCATATCGGCCACCTGAAAGCCCAGGCATTGCATGTGCCCGGACATACCCCGGCCGACATGGCGTATTTGATCGACGACCGCTTGATCCTGGTGGGCGACACCCTGTTCATGCCCGACGTCGGCACCGCCCGCTGCGATTTCCCCGGCGGCGATGCGCGCCAGTTGTATGCGTCGATGCGCAAGCTGCTGGCCTTCCCGCCTGAAACCGAACTGTATGTGTGCCACGACTATCCGCCGCAAGGCCGTGAGGCCAAGTGCCTGACGACCGTGGCGCAACAGCGGGCGGAGAATATTCATGTGCATGATGGGGTCGATGAGTCGGCGTTTGTCGCGATGCGCACCCAACGCGATGCCGGATTGGGGATGCCGACGCTGTTGCTGCCGGCGATCCAGGTGAATGTGCGGGCGGGGCATATGCCGCCAGCGGAAGAGAATGGCGTGGTCTATCTGAAGATCCCGTTGAATCAGCTGTGA
- a CDS encoding HD-GYP domain-containing protein, translating into MLKRIPAAQAILGMYIHKLEGAWIEHGFWKNHFLLERTEDLQRLQASQVQDVWIDTLKGCDVAPVLEATVQPAPAPAKPREVLTRHEMKAEVARAVKLCGVAKRAVITMFGELRMGGAVDPTQVTQLVDDISQSLLRHPHALLSLARLKTANEYTYMHSVAVCGLMIALARQLEMSPAMIQEAGLAGLFHDVGKMVVPEAILSKPGALTELEFASVREHPAQGAGMLRQCPQISALVLDVCWHHHEKCDGSGYPHGLVQNQISLFAQMGAVCDVYDAITSERPYKRGWAPAEAIQKMAEWKGHFDERVFQAFVRCMGIYPVGTLVRLESGRIGVVIEQTPTSLLTPLVKVFFSVRSRLPIAQVVVNLAKQPDKIVARESAEEWGFKHIDELWSGLPHPKGSYFD; encoded by the coding sequence ATGTTGAAACGCATTCCAGCGGCGCAAGCGATCTTGGGCATGTATATCCACAAACTCGAGGGTGCCTGGATCGAGCACGGTTTTTGGAAGAATCATTTTTTACTGGAGCGCACTGAGGACCTGCAACGCCTGCAGGCGTCGCAGGTTCAAGATGTATGGATTGACACGCTCAAGGGGTGCGACGTGGCCCCCGTTTTAGAGGCCACGGTGCAACCTGCACCCGCGCCGGCCAAGCCCCGGGAAGTGCTGACCCGCCACGAGATGAAGGCGGAAGTGGCCCGCGCGGTAAAGTTATGCGGGGTTGCCAAGCGTGCCGTTATCACCATGTTCGGGGAGTTGCGCATGGGCGGTGCGGTCGACCCTACGCAGGTGACCCAACTGGTGGACGACATCTCCCAGTCGTTGCTGCGACACCCCCATGCGTTGCTGAGCCTGGCCCGCCTGAAGACCGCGAATGAGTACACCTACATGCACTCGGTGGCCGTGTGTGGGTTGATGATCGCACTGGCGCGCCAGTTGGAAATGTCACCGGCCATGATCCAGGAAGCGGGTTTGGCCGGGTTGTTTCACGACGTTGGCAAAATGGTCGTTCCCGAGGCGATCCTGAGTAAACCTGGGGCGTTGACCGAGCTAGAGTTCGCCTCGGTGCGCGAGCACCCGGCGCAAGGCGCAGGCATGCTGCGCCAATGCCCACAGATCAGCGCACTGGTACTGGATGTGTGCTGGCATCACCATGAAAAATGCGATGGCAGCGGCTACCCGCACGGGCTGGTCCAGAACCAGATCAGCCTGTTCGCGCAAATGGGGGCTGTGTGTGACGTGTACGACGCCATCACCTCCGAGCGCCCCTACAAGCGCGGATGGGCACCCGCCGAGGCGATTCAGAAAATGGCCGAATGGAAAGGCCATTTTGACGAGAGGGTGTTTCAGGCGTTTGTGCGGTGCATGGGCATCTACCCGGTAGGCACCCTGGTGCGCCTGGAGAGCGGCCGTATCGGCGTGGTTATCGAACAAACCCCCACTTCACTGCTCACGCCGCTGGTAAAGGTGTTCTTTTCCGTACGCTCCCGTTTGCCTATTGCCCAGGTGGTGGTCAATCTGGCCAAGCAACCCGACAAGATTGTTGCGCGCGAGAGCGCGGAGGAGTGGGGCTTCAAGCACATCGACGAGTTGTGGTCGGGGCTCCCGCACCCCAAAGGGTCCTATTTCGATTAG
- a CDS encoding methyl-accepting chemotaxis protein, whose translation MSMRSVKLNLRAALCFGVVCLLLLIQGGMTLVKVDTIYASTVEIETNWLPSVRLAGEIDSALYKLRLELRGFAMDVVMKTQGSPETIQSIRADLTKVAERYAAMVSSAEEQAKYDEVLSGIRSYNQQVDGFLALAATGDAARLAVYMHDVLSPIAVKVQGSISELIQFNERGSQQAVQVAASEHTATRLFTWGLMAVSLLLAVAVAGLFTRSIIEPVRELLVSTAKIAEGDLRVAITVDGKDELTALQQSTAAMQMNLKTTLQNISEASGQLASAAEEMSSITRESSAGIERQSQETDQAATAVNQMTAAVEEVARNAVSASQSTQDSQRSAKIGQERVTQTIAAIEKLSTTVQQTGVEVEGLARQAQDIARVVEVIRSIAEQTNLLALNAAIEAARAGEQGRGFAVVADEVRALAHRTQTSTQEIEQMIAKIQTCSSDAVASMNMNRSEAVDSLKIAHEAGQAIIQITEAIADINDRNLLIATASEEQAQVARSVDQNLISIRDLSIQSSSAAGQTSIASHELSKLAMDLKHIVARFSIA comes from the coding sequence ATGTCCATGAGATCCGTGAAGTTAAACCTCCGTGCCGCCCTTTGTTTTGGCGTCGTGTGCCTTCTGCTATTAATTCAGGGGGGCATGACGCTGGTAAAAGTCGATACCATTTATGCCTCGACGGTTGAAATTGAAACCAACTGGCTGCCGAGTGTTCGTCTGGCCGGGGAAATCGACTCGGCACTGTATAAGCTGCGCCTGGAGTTGCGCGGCTTTGCAATGGATGTGGTCATGAAAACTCAAGGCTCACCGGAGACAATCCAGAGCATCCGGGCCGACCTGACCAAGGTCGCCGAGCGTTATGCGGCCATGGTGTCGAGTGCCGAGGAGCAGGCTAAATATGACGAGGTCCTCAGTGGTATTCGAAGTTACAACCAGCAGGTCGACGGCTTTCTTGCGCTCGCTGCCACTGGGGACGCTGCACGGCTCGCGGTCTACATGCATGACGTGCTGAGCCCCATCGCCGTAAAGGTACAGGGTTCGATCAGCGAATTGATCCAGTTCAACGAACGCGGCTCGCAGCAGGCCGTGCAGGTCGCCGCCAGCGAGCACACGGCGACGCGTCTGTTTACCTGGGGGCTGATGGCGGTTTCACTGCTGTTGGCCGTGGCAGTCGCCGGCCTGTTTACCCGCAGTATCATTGAACCGGTACGTGAATTGCTCGTATCGACCGCGAAGATCGCTGAAGGCGACCTACGCGTGGCGATTACCGTGGATGGCAAGGATGAGCTAACGGCGCTTCAGCAATCCACGGCGGCCATGCAGATGAACCTCAAGACCACCTTGCAGAACATCTCCGAAGCTTCCGGGCAATTGGCTTCGGCTGCCGAAGAGATGAGTTCGATTACCCGTGAGTCCAGCGCAGGTATTGAGCGCCAAAGCCAGGAAACCGATCAGGCCGCCACGGCGGTCAATCAGATGACGGCTGCCGTGGAGGAAGTGGCGCGCAATGCCGTTTCGGCCTCCCAATCGACCCAGGATTCCCAGCGCTCGGCGAAAATCGGCCAGGAGCGTGTCACGCAGACCATCGCTGCGATTGAAAAACTCAGCACCACGGTGCAGCAGACCGGTGTGGAAGTCGAAGGCCTGGCCAGGCAGGCGCAGGACATTGCGCGGGTGGTGGAAGTGATCCGTTCGATTGCCGAACAGACCAACCTGTTGGCGCTGAACGCCGCCATTGAAGCCGCACGCGCCGGTGAGCAGGGCCGCGGCTTTGCGGTAGTGGCCGATGAAGTGCGCGCATTGGCTCACCGGACGCAGACCTCGACGCAGGAAATCGAGCAGATGATCGCGAAGATCCAGACCTGCTCCAGCGACGCTGTCGCCTCCATGAATATGAACCGCAGTGAAGCGGTAGATTCATTGAAAATTGCGCACGAAGCCGGCCAGGCCATCATTCAGATCACCGAGGCCATTGCCGATATCAATGACCGAAACCTGTTGATCGCGACGGCCTCCGAGGAACAGGCGCAGGTGGCCCGCTCGGTGGATCAGAACCTGATCAGCATCCGTGACCTGTCGATCCAGAGTTCGTCGGCCGCCGGGCAGACCTCCATTGCCAGTCACGAGCTGTCGAAACTGGCGATGGATCTCAAGCACATCGTGGCCCGTTTTTCGATAGCCTGA